The genomic stretch TTTCTCTGTGCTGGCtcttttgttgtgaatggaaAGATGCCTATTTTTCCATCAAATATGACATCCCCATCTTCTCCAAAGTATGGTCTGCAAACAGCACACATAAACATCACCTTTGTTATAAACCGCTTTGACTTACATGACCTATATGGTTCGTCCTCATCTGGCAGCAGGTAGTATCTATCCGTAGTCTTTGTCATGAAAAACCATTTTTCATCTATGTGCACTACATTGTGCATTGTGTGGTATTTGAGCATACCATTGTGCACCTGAGGCTGAACATGAATGAGACCCCATTTCATTCTTGCTAACTTGTTTGCGGCAGTAAGTTGGGGTTTCACAGCATTTGTGTGTGGCCTCAGTTCCCCTGCTTTCACTTTTCTGCCCACTGCACTCTTACTTAACTCCAGTTTGGCAGCCAACTTGCGGATGGTTGATCTTTCAAGGAATGAAAGAGCTCTTACTCTGTTTGAATCAAGCTGAATTCTATCTTTGCGCTTGAATCCTTTAACACGATCTTGTATGCTCACAGGTACTCCAAGCTGGATTTGGTGGCTTGTCTCTGCCCAGATTCTGTGCACAGTCTTCGTGCTCACTCCAAAGTCCTTTGCTGTCTTCACAAAACCTCCATATGCTACTTTACCTTCATAGCTCAGTTGTAGCAGCCTTTGAGCTATCAGATTTTTGGTGTCCACTCCTACAATGCGCGAGTTTTTGTCGCCGGTGATATCTCCGTCACTGTCTCCGGCACTGCCTCCAGCAGCATACTCCATTGCccaatgatgaaaattttctgagggCAATACTTCTATTAATCTCATTTTGTTTAGTAGGTATGCCTTTGTAGCTAGTGATAGTTGGCCATACCCTACTACATTCCCtccaaaaaaaatttgttttaaGTTTAGTTTGATTTTAGATTTCCCTCCAAGCAATTGTAATCATCAGTAGACATACATTGAGAAGTTGTAGTGTGTGGAGTTTTATAGAAGAGGCAATTTGGTTTGAAAAAGCAGTGAATGTGTATAATCTGGAGCATTGTCAATTGAGGACTTTGAATTTCAATTTATGCACACTAAAACACTAATTACAATTAACAAAACTTAATTTTCCAAATTTAATTATCCTCAATTCATCACTAATGCAAGATATTCATCAAAATACCAGATAAATACACAAGGTGGGACCCACTTTTCACTACCTACATTCATTTAAATCAAAGTCAAACAACATTTCttaaacccgtgcccggtcaaactgacccgaattatgtgggacggagggagtatttcataCTTCTACTAGTTTGCATGGAGTACATAAAATGTCAGAATGAGACTGTGGTTACATGCATTTGGACTTCTGGGTAGGTAAGTCTAAAAATCACATTATTTGTTTTCACTATATACTGATAATTAATTAGGAGATCtggaataaatttttaaatacaaTTATTTCTTATGCATCGAAATGTT from Salvia splendens isolate huo1 chromosome 4, SspV2, whole genome shotgun sequence encodes the following:
- the LOC121801104 gene encoding uncharacterized protein LOC121801104 codes for the protein MEYAAGGSAGDSDGDITGDKNSRIVGVDTKNLIAQRLLQLSYEGKVAYGGFVKTAKDFGVSTKTVHRIWAETSHQIQLGVPVSIQDRVKGFKRKDRIQLDSNRVRALSFLERSTIRKLAAKLELSKSAVGRKVKAGELRPHTNAVKPQLTAANKLARMKWGLIHVQPQVHNGMLKYHTMHNVVHIDEKWFFMTKTTDRYYLLPDEDEPYRSCKSKRFITKVMFMCAVCRPYFGEDGDVIFDGKIGIFPFTTKEPAQRKSKNRANGTLETKPIQSVNKEVMRDCRIQKIIPTIKAKWPDNISKDIFIQQDNARPHIMHNDAEFQVFSEQYSLYKMTSWLGGVDDLLSNVQSSFEELSAQTLNKVFLTLQTCLTEILKVEGGNGYKTPHINKDRLSRMGILPHTLEVEEHVVKAAVAYLQQSENDAGTAYDISHICRAVG